The following proteins are co-located in the Maridesulfovibrio sp. genome:
- a CDS encoding transporter substrate-binding domain-containing protein encodes MKKFIFLFAMTVLIVYGHANAAKLHFAEGEWVPYVSQDLHNNGVSAEIVSAALQAVGLDVEYSFYPWKRSLIMVEKGAAVGSFPWSKTPERAKVLLYSDPIHSTREVLFYLKDRFPEGVEFKALPDLSSYVFGGTRGYWYEDYFIKHGLNVDYVADPETSFMKLEKGRVDFVPENELVGWSYLRKLFPGNESKFGASRKAYRSEKMYVIFNKKKGRVPRNRFNEGLRIIRKNGVYDAILKKYNLK; translated from the coding sequence ATGAAGAAATTCATTTTTTTATTCGCCATGACCGTGCTTATCGTTTATGGGCATGCTAATGCTGCAAAACTGCATTTTGCTGAAGGCGAGTGGGTCCCGTATGTTTCACAGGATCTACACAATAATGGTGTCAGTGCTGAAATTGTGAGTGCTGCGTTGCAAGCCGTTGGGCTGGATGTCGAGTATTCATTTTATCCTTGGAAGCGTTCGCTTATAATGGTTGAAAAGGGCGCTGCTGTAGGGTCTTTCCCGTGGTCAAAAACCCCTGAGCGCGCTAAAGTACTTCTTTATTCTGATCCGATCCACTCCACGCGTGAGGTCCTTTTTTATTTGAAAGATAGGTTTCCTGAAGGTGTGGAATTCAAAGCTTTGCCAGATTTAAGCAGCTATGTTTTCGGTGGAACAAGAGGATATTGGTATGAGGATTATTTCATCAAACACGGTCTGAATGTGGATTATGTTGCTGATCCTGAGACCTCTTTTATGAAGCTTGAAAAAGGGCGTGTCGATTTTGTCCCGGAGAATGAGCTGGTTGGTTGGTCTTATCTGAGAAAGTTGTTCCCTGGAAATGAAAGCAAATTTGGTGCAAGTCGCAAGGCCTATCGTTCTGAAAAAATGTATGTGATTTTCAATAAAAAAAAAGGGAGAGTCCCGCGGAATAGGTTTAATGAGGGATTAAGAATAATACGAAAAAATGGAGTTTATGATGCAATCCTTAAAAAGTACAATTTGAAATAG
- a CDS encoding transporter substrate-binding domain-containing protein, with protein sequence MIRKVIFIILSVLFLFSGSAFAGKIHFAEGEWAPYVSKNLPENGFSTEIVRAALKAVGLEPELEYYPWKRSINLVEAGEAAGSFPWSKTPEREKQLLFSDPLHSTREVLFYMKSKFPDGLKFNSLSDLKTYVIGGTAGYWYEKAFKEAGLKVDYVSDTKTSFKKLERGRVDLIPENELVGWTIIKEMFPGQENKFGATTDTTRSGQMYVIFSKDKAELVTMFNEGLKKIKSDGIYSAILKKYNLK encoded by the coding sequence ATGATTAGGAAAGTAATTTTTATCATTTTATCCGTGCTATTCTTGTTTTCTGGATCGGCATTTGCCGGGAAAATACATTTTGCAGAGGGAGAATGGGCGCCTTATGTTTCCAAAAATCTCCCTGAGAACGGTTTTTCTACTGAAATCGTCCGGGCAGCTTTGAAAGCGGTGGGTCTGGAACCTGAACTAGAATATTATCCATGGAAAAGATCAATTAACTTGGTTGAAGCAGGCGAGGCTGCGGGGTCTTTCCCTTGGTCCAAAACACCGGAACGTGAAAAACAATTGTTGTTTTCAGATCCTCTCCATTCAACCCGCGAAGTTCTTTTTTACATGAAATCAAAATTCCCCGATGGACTCAAATTTAATTCGTTATCAGACCTCAAGACTTATGTAATTGGCGGAACTGCTGGGTACTGGTATGAGAAAGCTTTTAAGGAAGCCGGACTAAAAGTGGATTATGTCTCAGACACTAAGACGTCATTTAAGAAGCTTGAGAGGGGCCGTGTTGATCTGATTCCTGAGAATGAGCTTGTGGGGTGGACTATCATCAAAGAAATGTTTCCCGGACAGGAAAATAAATTCGGGGCAACAACAGATACTACGAGATCTGGACAAATGTACGTTATCTTTTCCAAAGATAAAGCTGAGCTTGTAACTATGTTTAACGAGGGGCTTAAAAAAATTAAAAGTGATGGAATCTATAGTGCGATTTTAAAAAAGTATAATCTGAAATAG